In the genome of Pseudarthrobacter sp. IC2-21, one region contains:
- a CDS encoding CYTH and CHAD domain-containing protein has protein sequence MASQQVEVEKKYDVGADAEVPDLRLVPGVARVGEPRVDRLEAVYFDTEGSALAARGITLRRRVGGHDAGWHAKLPPEASQDADSASGPRRRRELHAPLGQPGVVPDSLLAHLLVYLRGDDPLPVVRLETQRTTYPLYGEDGVHLADLADDQVTAQVLKSSGAQDGDSDTRQWREWELELVHGSPELFPAAEDVLTAAGASPAGHGSKLAKALQGTEAKVPADDVTGAVPPNNAGPRKKGPASELLAAYLAAQIREILAHDPEVRLEQPEAVHQLRSATRRARSALAAYRRLYSAGAVRRLRDELKWLGGVLGAPRDADVMLDRLRGHAAELPEGEAAAAVAARLEEELGNRLDTSYRKLQKALLSERYFRLLDDLDAFSSRPPVRPQAAAPARKTAGKVVAKAARRLRRAAKAVKRSRRGAQHETALHDVRKDAKRLRHVAESVVPVHGKRASKIVQAAHRQQSILGDFHDSVVARDLLAVLAADPDLPEAEASAFVTLHTRQVQLAAEAEAKYWKARRKSRRLLKRGVG, from the coding sequence ATGGCTTCCCAGCAAGTTGAGGTCGAGAAGAAGTACGACGTCGGCGCTGACGCCGAGGTGCCTGACCTTCGGTTGGTCCCCGGGGTCGCCCGGGTGGGGGAGCCTCGCGTGGACCGTCTCGAGGCGGTGTACTTCGACACCGAAGGCTCGGCGCTCGCTGCCCGCGGGATCACCCTCCGGCGCAGGGTGGGCGGCCACGACGCCGGGTGGCACGCGAAGCTGCCGCCTGAAGCCTCCCAGGACGCGGATTCCGCGTCAGGACCCCGGCGCCGCCGCGAGCTTCACGCGCCGCTCGGCCAGCCCGGCGTCGTGCCTGACAGCCTGCTGGCGCACCTGCTGGTGTATTTGCGCGGCGACGATCCGCTGCCCGTTGTCCGGCTGGAGACCCAGCGCACCACCTATCCGCTTTATGGGGAGGACGGGGTGCACCTCGCGGACCTGGCGGACGATCAGGTCACCGCACAAGTCCTCAAGAGCAGCGGCGCGCAGGACGGTGACTCGGATACCCGGCAGTGGCGGGAATGGGAGCTCGAACTGGTTCATGGAAGCCCGGAGCTCTTTCCTGCCGCCGAGGACGTCCTCACGGCTGCCGGGGCCAGCCCTGCCGGCCACGGGTCCAAGCTGGCAAAGGCCCTGCAGGGGACTGAAGCCAAGGTCCCGGCGGATGACGTCACCGGCGCCGTGCCGCCAAACAATGCGGGTCCACGTAAAAAGGGCCCCGCCTCAGAGCTTCTGGCTGCTTACCTGGCTGCGCAGATCCGCGAAATCCTTGCCCATGATCCGGAGGTCCGGCTGGAGCAGCCCGAAGCGGTGCACCAGCTTCGCTCTGCCACCCGCAGGGCCCGGTCCGCGCTGGCGGCTTACCGCCGGCTTTACAGTGCCGGGGCGGTGAGGCGCCTGCGGGATGAGCTGAAGTGGCTCGGGGGCGTGCTGGGAGCGCCGCGGGACGCCGATGTGATGCTGGACCGGCTGCGGGGGCACGCGGCCGAGCTCCCGGAGGGTGAGGCAGCGGCGGCGGTGGCGGCCCGGTTGGAGGAGGAGCTGGGCAACCGCCTGGACACGTCCTACCGGAAGCTCCAGAAGGCGCTGCTGTCCGAGCGGTACTTCCGGCTTCTTGACGACCTCGATGCTTTCAGCAGCCGGCCGCCGGTCCGGCCCCAGGCCGCGGCCCCGGCCCGGAAGACGGCCGGAAAAGTGGTGGCCAAAGCGGCCAGGCGGCTGCGGCGCGCAGCCAAGGCCGTCAAGCGGTCCCGGCGGGGAGCTCAGCACGAGACGGCGCTGCACGATGTCAGGAAAGATGCCAAGCGGCTGCGCCACGTGGCCGAGTCTGTGGTGCCGGTCCACGGCAAACGCGCCTCGAAAATTGTCCAGGCTGCCCACCGGCAGCAGTCCATCCTCGGTGACTTCCACGACAGTGTGGTGGCCAGGGACCTGCTGGCCGTGCTGGCGGCCGATCCGGACCTGCCGGAAGCGGAAGCCTCGGCCTTCGTCACGCTGCATACCCGGCAGGTCCAGTTGGCAGCAGAGGCCGAGGCCAAGTACTGGAAAGCGCGCAGGAAGTCCCGCCGGCTACTCAAACGCGGGGTCGGGTAA
- a CDS encoding FadR/GntR family transcriptional regulator codes for MTLSTSHRQPLADEVTAKLRQMIHSGEWQLQQRIPSETELMAGLGVSRGTLREAIKALAHSGMLEVRRGDGTYVRATSEMSGAARRMYQDHTEEHILEVRLGLDTQAARLAARNATADDVSALRAVLATRELAWQAADFEGWARADWQFHARVAQASGNPLLHELYVSFGDVFHRELLKQQRSGRLNGLTRTGHGELVDAIEAGDPDAAVDSVSRNLNS; via the coding sequence ATGACGCTCAGCACCTCGCACCGCCAACCCCTCGCCGACGAAGTCACGGCCAAACTCCGCCAGATGATCCATTCCGGCGAATGGCAGCTGCAGCAGCGCATACCGTCCGAGACGGAGCTCATGGCCGGGCTGGGGGTATCCCGCGGCACCCTCCGCGAAGCCATCAAAGCCCTGGCCCACAGCGGCATGCTCGAGGTCCGCCGCGGTGACGGCACGTACGTCCGTGCAACCAGCGAGATGTCCGGCGCCGCCCGGCGCATGTACCAGGACCACACGGAAGAACACATCCTGGAGGTCAGGCTGGGCCTGGACACCCAGGCAGCCCGGCTCGCCGCCCGCAACGCGACGGCCGACGACGTCTCCGCCCTCCGCGCCGTCCTCGCCACCCGGGAACTCGCCTGGCAGGCCGCGGACTTCGAGGGGTGGGCCCGGGCTGACTGGCAATTCCATGCGCGCGTGGCCCAGGCCTCCGGCAACCCGCTGCTGCACGAGCTGTACGTCAGTTTCGGTGACGTGTTCCACCGGGAGCTGTTGAAGCAGCAGCGCAGCGGCAGGCTTAACGGCCTCACGCGTACGGGCCACGGCGAACTGGTTGATGCGATCGAGGCCGGCGACCCCGACGCCGCTGTGGACAGCGTCAGCCGGAACCTGAATTCCTGA
- the gabT gene encoding 4-aminobutyrate--2-oxoglutarate transaminase: MTTTAHDIVFRLEQKRRVQADFPGPKSIALTERRRAVVAAGVASSVPVYVADADGGIIHDVDGNSFIDLGSGIAVTSVGASDPAVVGAVKEAVEHFTHTCFMITPYESYVALAEQLNRLTPGEHEKRTVLFNSGAEAVENAVKVARIATGRDAVVAFDHAYHGRTNLTMALTAKAMPYKSGPGGSFGPFAPEIYRMPMSYPYREENPELTGTEAAQRAITMIEKQIGADLVAAVIIEPIQGEGGFIVPAEGFLPALAAWARDKGIVLIADEVQSGFCRTGEWFAVNHEGVVPDIITMAKGIAGGMPLSAITGRADLLDAVHAGGLGGTYGGNPVACAAALAAIGSMEEYNLAGRARHIEELATGRLQALQEELAGAGKAVVGDVRGRGAMLAIELVHAGSKDPNPELTKTVAAACLKEGVIILTCGTYGNVIRLLPPLVISDELLIDGLDVLAGAIRANA, encoded by the coding sequence ATGACTACCACCGCACATGACATCGTCTTCCGCCTGGAACAGAAGCGCCGCGTCCAGGCCGACTTCCCCGGCCCCAAATCCATCGCCCTGACCGAACGCCGCCGGGCCGTGGTTGCCGCCGGCGTCGCCTCGAGCGTCCCGGTCTATGTGGCCGATGCCGACGGCGGAATCATCCACGACGTGGACGGGAACTCCTTCATCGACCTCGGCTCGGGCATCGCCGTGACCAGCGTTGGCGCGTCGGATCCCGCCGTGGTGGGGGCCGTGAAAGAAGCGGTGGAACACTTCACCCACACCTGTTTCATGATCACCCCGTACGAAAGCTATGTGGCCCTCGCCGAACAGCTGAACCGGCTGACCCCCGGCGAGCATGAGAAGCGCACCGTACTCTTCAACTCCGGCGCGGAGGCAGTGGAGAACGCCGTGAAGGTGGCCCGCATCGCCACGGGGCGTGACGCCGTCGTCGCCTTTGACCACGCCTACCACGGCCGCACCAACCTGACCATGGCGCTGACGGCCAAGGCCATGCCGTACAAGTCGGGGCCCGGCGGGAGCTTTGGCCCGTTCGCGCCCGAGATCTACCGCATGCCCATGAGTTACCCGTACCGCGAGGAAAACCCGGAGCTCACCGGCACCGAGGCCGCCCAGCGCGCCATCACCATGATTGAAAAGCAGATCGGCGCGGACCTGGTGGCGGCGGTCATCATCGAACCGATCCAGGGCGAGGGCGGCTTCATTGTCCCGGCCGAGGGCTTCCTGCCAGCCCTGGCCGCCTGGGCCCGGGACAAGGGCATCGTCCTCATCGCCGACGAGGTCCAGTCCGGATTCTGCCGCACCGGTGAATGGTTCGCCGTCAACCACGAAGGCGTGGTCCCGGACATCATCACCATGGCCAAGGGCATCGCCGGCGGCATGCCGCTCTCCGCCATCACCGGCCGCGCCGACCTGCTCGACGCCGTCCACGCGGGAGGCCTGGGCGGAACGTACGGCGGAAACCCGGTGGCGTGCGCGGCGGCCCTGGCTGCGATCGGTTCCATGGAGGAGTACAACCTGGCGGGGCGGGCCCGGCATATCGAGGAACTGGCTACCGGCCGGCTGCAGGCCCTGCAGGAAGAACTGGCCGGCGCCGGAAAGGCCGTTGTGGGTGATGTCCGGGGCCGCGGTGCGATGCTGGCCATCGAACTGGTCCACGCCGGTTCGAAGGATCCCAACCCTGAGCTGACCAAAACCGTGGCAGCAGCCTGCCTCAAGGAGGGTGTCATCATCCTCACCTGCGGCACGTACGGGAACGTGATCCGCCTGCTGCCCCCGCTGGTGATCAGCGACGAGCTCCTGATCGACGGCCTGGACGTCCTGGCCGGTGCCATCAGGGCGAACGCCTAG
- a CDS encoding PucR family transcriptional regulator has translation MAISLAMLLGVQSLHLSKAGLAETTWHHDINWVAVTELEDPQRFLNGGELVLTTGMRLRSAPEQRRFVRQVQRAGAVGIGFGTGLTHDDVPPALLAEANRWGLPVVRVPYETPFIAIGKLVADAQSADHVAKLERLIAGHQILARALLTGGGLTQLLKHLGGMLRTDIALTQFTALLYNSSPEHPSARTWASYPIPTGRRDACTLWVRLPFEDSGIISYAQNLISVELNNMVKQRQAQRALCGQVLEDVIHGALETSEAQRRLAGVGVNSTRRNVVLLAVSAAHHKALVSTSVPQSLENAVAAVVGQDLVVVVHDDGSGASELARQLSSHLAEAGIHATIGIGGAYTKPNGLRWSYFEARDAASHGLPVNEPERLSLTSLLLASEDVPLADMANESLSPLRTFDATHGSELMATLESYLNHNGSVAAVAEALTLHRNTVRYRLAQITELTGYDPSLTADRVQLWLALAVTRLGARQV, from the coding sequence ATGGCCATTTCCCTCGCGATGCTGCTCGGTGTCCAGTCGCTACACCTGTCCAAGGCCGGGCTGGCGGAGACCACCTGGCACCACGACATCAATTGGGTGGCGGTCACGGAACTGGAGGACCCGCAACGCTTCCTCAACGGCGGGGAACTGGTCCTGACCACCGGAATGCGCCTGCGCTCCGCACCCGAACAGCGGCGGTTTGTCCGCCAGGTCCAGCGTGCGGGAGCCGTAGGGATCGGATTCGGCACCGGGCTCACGCACGATGACGTCCCGCCGGCGCTCCTTGCCGAGGCCAACCGCTGGGGGCTTCCGGTGGTCCGGGTCCCCTACGAAACGCCCTTCATCGCCATCGGAAAACTGGTGGCGGACGCGCAGTCCGCGGACCATGTGGCCAAGCTGGAACGCCTGATCGCCGGCCACCAGATCCTGGCGCGCGCACTCCTGACCGGCGGCGGCCTGACCCAGCTCCTGAAACACCTCGGTGGCATGCTCCGCACGGACATCGCCCTGACGCAGTTCACGGCCCTCTTGTACAACAGCTCCCCCGAGCATCCCTCGGCCCGTACCTGGGCCTCCTACCCCATCCCCACCGGACGCCGCGATGCCTGCACCCTCTGGGTGCGCCTTCCTTTCGAGGATTCCGGCATCATCAGCTACGCCCAGAACCTGATCAGCGTGGAGCTGAACAACATGGTTAAGCAGCGCCAGGCCCAGCGGGCCCTGTGCGGCCAGGTCCTGGAAGACGTCATCCACGGGGCCCTTGAGACGAGCGAGGCCCAGCGCCGGCTGGCCGGCGTGGGCGTGAACAGCACCCGCCGGAACGTGGTGCTGCTGGCCGTATCCGCTGCCCATCACAAGGCATTGGTGAGCACCTCGGTGCCGCAGTCGCTGGAGAACGCGGTTGCCGCCGTCGTCGGCCAGGACCTGGTGGTGGTGGTGCACGACGACGGCAGCGGGGCTTCCGAGCTGGCGCGCCAGCTCAGCTCGCACCTGGCCGAGGCCGGGATTCACGCGACGATCGGGATCGGGGGCGCGTACACCAAGCCGAACGGCCTGCGCTGGAGCTACTTCGAGGCCAGGGACGCGGCCAGCCACGGCCTGCCCGTCAATGAGCCCGAGCGCCTCAGCCTGACGTCGCTGCTCCTGGCCAGCGAGGATGTCCCCCTCGCGGACATGGCAAACGAATCCCTCAGCCCGCTGCGCACGTTCGACGCCACCCACGGCTCCGAGCTGATGGCAACGCTGGAAAGCTATCTGAACCACAACGGCTCCGTGGCCGCCGTCGCCGAGGCCCTGACCCTGCACCGCAACACGGTACGCTACCGGCTGGCCCAGATCACCGAACTGACCGGCTACGATCCCTCGCTCACCGCGGACAGGGTCCAGCTCTGGCTCGCCCTCGCCGTCACCCGGCTCGGCGCACGGCAGGTCTGA
- a CDS encoding MFS transporter has product MTAPPAPPALSAAPPAPPALSAAPPKTRTAVVLGVVALVLIGLNLRAGISGASALLHDLQQVLGYGPLLAAVIPSVPTLCFALAGAATSWLTGRLGVEKAILLALAFLAGGLLLRGIPSTGMLLAGTVIGMSGLAVCNVAMPSFIREHFAHRTSTMTMLYTVTMTIGATASAVAVIPLAQALGSPSSAVGAIGFLAVAAFLGFLPVVLHTHRHSVRKASTHISPWPLLRTRKGLLLTAIFTLQALLAYSLISWFPSMLITMGVAAADSGLLYGLMQLVSVPAGMLVIAIGSRPRMLRPALYLASTVMLAGLASLLWLPVSLAVIPAVLLGVGLGIFPLVMVMISRSGTSTAETTALSTLAQSIGYLLATAGPFGTGLLYGITGSWTLPVALLLSLAVVQVAVAHLISRAPLAGRKSRTP; this is encoded by the coding sequence ATGACTGCCCCGCCCGCGCCACCCGCTTTGTCCGCTGCCCCGCCCGCGCCACCCGCTTTGTCCGCTGCCCCGCCCAAGACGCGTACCGCCGTCGTACTCGGGGTTGTGGCTCTGGTGCTCATCGGCCTGAACCTGCGGGCGGGAATCTCAGGCGCATCGGCACTGCTGCACGATCTTCAGCAGGTCCTGGGCTACGGGCCGTTGCTGGCCGCCGTCATCCCCTCCGTTCCCACGCTCTGCTTCGCCTTGGCCGGGGCGGCGACTTCGTGGCTCACCGGCCGGCTGGGCGTGGAGAAGGCCATCCTGCTGGCGTTGGCGTTCCTGGCCGGCGGCCTGCTGCTGCGGGGCATCCCTTCCACCGGCATGCTGCTCGCGGGCACGGTGATCGGGATGTCCGGACTGGCGGTCTGCAATGTGGCCATGCCGTCGTTCATTCGCGAGCACTTCGCCCACCGCACCTCCACAATGACCATGCTGTACACCGTGACCATGACCATCGGCGCCACGGCCTCGGCGGTCGCAGTCATCCCGCTGGCCCAGGCCCTGGGTTCGCCGTCGTCCGCCGTGGGTGCCATCGGGTTCCTGGCAGTGGCGGCGTTCCTGGGTTTCCTGCCCGTGGTGCTGCACACTCACCGGCACAGCGTCCGGAAGGCGAGCACGCACATTTCGCCGTGGCCCCTGCTGCGCACCCGAAAGGGCCTGCTGCTCACCGCCATCTTCACCCTGCAGGCGCTGCTGGCCTATTCGCTGATCAGCTGGTTCCCGTCCATGCTGATCACCATGGGAGTTGCCGCGGCGGACAGCGGCCTGCTGTACGGGCTGATGCAGCTTGTTTCCGTGCCGGCCGGCATGCTGGTCATCGCCATCGGTTCGCGTCCCCGCATGCTCCGGCCCGCCCTGTACCTGGCCAGCACGGTGATGCTGGCCGGCCTGGCGTCGCTGCTGTGGCTGCCGGTGAGCCTTGCGGTCATTCCTGCCGTCCTGCTGGGGGTCGGCCTGGGCATCTTCCCGCTGGTCATGGTGATGATCAGCCGGAGCGGAACCAGCACTGCGGAGACCACGGCCCTGTCCACGCTGGCACAGTCCATCGGCTACCTGCTGGCCACGGCGGGCCCGTTCGGCACCGGCCTGCTGTACGGCATTACCGGTAGCTGGACCCTGCCCGTGGCGTTGCTGCTGTCCCTCGCGGTGGTCCAGGTTGCGGTGGCCCACCTGATCTCGCGCGCTCCCCTTGCCGGCCGGAAGAGCAGGACCCCATGA
- a CDS encoding DUF1206 domain-containing protein — protein sequence MTNGDSGISEAADAVEEASDTKALDVVARSGFAVMALLHIIIGAIAIALAFGQPGEAEPTGAIEQLAANPWGPAILWVCVVACTGLALWQLSEATLRARHLPRKERLGKLVSSGFLAVAYGSVGLSFAGFAVGMRGDSGETTRDFSTALLTTPLGLPALVALGLTVMGVGVYFVVKGLRRGFKEELFHFDGTRRGRLIDSLGVTGHVAKGIALNLAGLLFVIAAGKRSPEESTGLDGSLKALRDHPFGPYLLVAVGFGFICYGVFALVRARFGRM from the coding sequence ATGACAAACGGGGATTCCGGCATCAGTGAAGCGGCAGACGCCGTCGAGGAAGCGTCCGACACCAAGGCGCTCGACGTCGTGGCGCGCTCGGGATTTGCCGTGATGGCGCTGCTCCACATCATCATCGGCGCCATCGCCATCGCGCTGGCCTTCGGGCAACCTGGTGAGGCGGAACCCACCGGGGCCATCGAGCAGTTGGCCGCCAACCCGTGGGGACCCGCCATCCTGTGGGTCTGCGTGGTCGCCTGCACCGGCTTGGCCCTCTGGCAGCTGAGCGAAGCCACCCTCCGCGCCAGGCACCTGCCCCGCAAGGAGCGGTTGGGCAAACTGGTCTCCTCCGGCTTCCTCGCCGTCGCCTACGGAAGTGTGGGGCTCAGTTTCGCCGGGTTCGCCGTCGGAATGCGCGGGGACTCCGGCGAAACCACCCGCGACTTCAGCACCGCCCTGCTCACTACCCCGCTTGGGCTGCCTGCGCTGGTGGCGCTGGGCCTCACCGTCATGGGGGTGGGAGTCTACTTCGTAGTCAAGGGACTCCGGCGCGGGTTCAAGGAGGAACTCTTCCACTTTGACGGGACCCGCCGTGGCCGGCTGATCGACTCCCTGGGCGTCACCGGGCACGTGGCCAAAGGCATCGCCTTGAACCTCGCGGGTTTGCTCTTCGTCATCGCCGCCGGGAAGCGCAGCCCCGAAGAGTCCACCGGCTTGGACGGAAGCCTGAAGGCGCTCCGCGACCACCCGTTTGGCCCCTACCTGCTCGTCGCAGTCGGGTTCGGTTTCATCTGCTACGGCGTCTTTGCCCTCGTCCGTGCCCGCTTCGGACGCATGTAG
- a CDS encoding aminobutyraldehyde dehydrogenase, whose protein sequence is MVQTLQNFINGEFVTPAGTTLLDIVNPTNGELVAKAPVSVQADVDAAMAAAKDAFKSWKQVTPGQRQLMLLKLADAIEAHSDELVEAQHRNTGQVRSLIAAEEVATGADQLRFFAGAARILEGKSAGEYFEGHTSFVRREPIGVVAQVAPWNYPFLMAIWKIGPALAAGNTVVLKPSDTTPESTLVLARLAGDILPAGVLNVVLGTGETGALMVEHKVPGLVSITGSVRAGIAVASGAARGLKRAHLELGGKAPAIVFKDADIKKSAAAIAEFAFFNAGQDCTAITRVLVEDSVHDDVVAAMVEHTKTLHTGSQNDEENYFGPLNNVNHFNAVTSVVEHLPENCRIVTGGHRAGEKGFFFEPTIITGAKQTDDIVQKETFGPVITVQKFTTEAEALELANDVDYALASSVWTTDHGTAMRMSRDLDFGAVWINTHILLTAEMPHGGFKQSGYGKDLSMYGVEDYTRIKHVMSALDA, encoded by the coding sequence GTGGTTCAGACCTTGCAGAACTTCATCAACGGCGAGTTTGTCACCCCGGCCGGCACCACCCTGTTGGACATCGTCAACCCCACCAACGGTGAGCTGGTGGCGAAGGCGCCGGTTTCCGTGCAGGCGGACGTGGACGCCGCCATGGCCGCGGCGAAGGATGCCTTCAAAAGCTGGAAGCAGGTCACCCCCGGCCAACGCCAGCTGATGCTCCTCAAGCTCGCCGACGCCATTGAGGCACACAGCGACGAACTGGTCGAGGCGCAGCACCGCAACACAGGCCAGGTGCGCTCGCTGATAGCAGCCGAGGAAGTGGCTACCGGAGCGGACCAGCTGCGTTTCTTTGCCGGCGCGGCGCGCATCCTGGAAGGCAAATCCGCGGGCGAGTATTTCGAGGGGCACACCTCGTTCGTCCGCCGCGAGCCCATCGGGGTGGTGGCGCAGGTGGCGCCGTGGAATTACCCCTTCCTGATGGCCATCTGGAAGATCGGCCCGGCCCTGGCTGCCGGTAACACCGTGGTGCTCAAGCCCTCGGACACCACGCCCGAGTCCACCCTGGTGCTGGCCCGGCTTGCCGGGGACATCCTGCCCGCCGGGGTCCTGAACGTGGTCCTGGGAACGGGCGAAACCGGTGCGCTGATGGTGGAGCACAAGGTTCCCGGCCTGGTGTCCATCACCGGGTCCGTCCGGGCCGGCATTGCGGTGGCTTCCGGTGCTGCACGCGGCCTCAAGCGCGCCCACCTGGAGCTCGGCGGCAAGGCGCCGGCCATCGTCTTCAAGGACGCGGACATCAAGAAGAGCGCCGCCGCCATCGCCGAATTCGCGTTCTTCAACGCCGGCCAGGACTGCACGGCGATCACCCGTGTCCTGGTGGAGGATTCCGTGCATGACGACGTGGTGGCGGCCATGGTGGAGCACACCAAGACCCTGCACACCGGCTCGCAGAACGATGAAGAGAACTACTTCGGCCCGCTGAACAACGTCAATCACTTCAACGCCGTCACCTCAGTGGTGGAGCACCTCCCGGAGAACTGCAGGATCGTCACCGGCGGCCACCGGGCGGGGGAGAAGGGCTTTTTCTTCGAACCGACCATCATCACCGGGGCAAAGCAGACGGACGACATTGTGCAGAAGGAAACCTTCGGCCCGGTCATCACCGTGCAGAAATTCACCACGGAGGCCGAGGCGCTGGAGCTGGCAAACGACGTCGATTACGCCCTGGCTTCCAGCGTCTGGACCACCGATCACGGCACGGCCATGCGGATGAGCCGCGACCTGGACTTCGGGGCCGTCTGGATCAACACCCACATCCTGCTCACTGCCGAAATGCCCCACGGCGGTTTCAAGCAGTCCGGCTACGGCAAGGACCTGTCCATGTACGGCGTCGAGGACTACACGCGCATCAAGCACGTGATGAGTGCGCTTGACGCCTGA
- a CDS encoding glycosyltransferase family 2 protein, with translation MDIPLLIFWLFAGVSILYVVHFGFYLVGANFYDVWQQRRRGVKAVRLPVEYEAECAATATWTCRALPEVPGLVSIIIAAHNEEAVIVRTLDSIRRSTYRSIETIVADDASTDLTGRLVRDYQVRHPDMNLRIVRMHKNVGKGAALNVVLRRLARGQFVMTLDADSIIEPDSIFNALSYFEDPYVAGVAANVQILEESTALGILQRFEHMIGYRSKKLYSLLNCEFVVGGVASTYRMRVLRKVGFYDTDTVTEDIGLSAKVTSLGNRRFRMVYGADIVAKTEGVLTLRALAKQRYRWKYGSIQNLIKYRAMIFNPSRRYSGTLAYYRMPMAVFSEFTLLVSPLAWTYAVYWSLVTKTPTLILGAYATITAYTLLTVWLDENLTTRERVRLSCYAPTAYFLFYIMDLVQLTAAVGCIVRSRGLFRRPGINTWQSPPRAGSVLVVARA, from the coding sequence ATGGACATCCCCCTCCTGATCTTTTGGTTGTTCGCCGGCGTCAGCATCCTCTACGTCGTGCACTTCGGCTTTTACCTGGTAGGCGCCAACTTCTATGACGTTTGGCAGCAGCGCAGGAGGGGGGTGAAAGCCGTCCGGCTCCCCGTGGAGTACGAGGCGGAGTGCGCGGCCACGGCAACGTGGACCTGCCGAGCGCTTCCCGAAGTGCCCGGTTTGGTCTCCATCATCATTGCCGCCCATAACGAGGAGGCGGTGATCGTCCGGACTCTTGACTCGATCCGGCGGAGCACCTACCGCTCGATCGAAACCATCGTCGCCGATGACGCGTCCACCGATCTCACAGGCCGGCTGGTCCGCGACTACCAGGTGCGCCACCCCGACATGAACCTGCGGATCGTGCGGATGCATAAGAACGTCGGCAAGGGCGCAGCGTTGAACGTGGTCCTTCGCCGCCTCGCGCGCGGCCAGTTCGTGATGACGCTGGACGCCGATTCGATCATCGAGCCCGACTCCATTTTCAATGCGCTGTCCTACTTCGAGGATCCGTACGTGGCCGGTGTGGCCGCCAATGTGCAGATCCTGGAAGAGTCGACGGCGCTCGGCATCCTGCAGCGGTTCGAGCACATGATCGGCTACCGCTCGAAGAAGCTCTATTCGCTGCTGAACTGTGAGTTCGTGGTGGGAGGAGTGGCTTCCACCTATCGGATGCGCGTCCTGCGCAAGGTCGGCTTTTATGACACTGACACCGTGACGGAGGACATCGGCCTGAGCGCCAAGGTCACCAGCCTGGGCAACCGGCGCTTCCGCATGGTCTACGGCGCTGACATCGTTGCGAAGACCGAGGGCGTACTCACGCTCCGTGCCCTGGCCAAGCAGCGTTACCGGTGGAAGTACGGCAGCATCCAGAACCTCATCAAGTATCGCGCCATGATCTTCAACCCGAGTCGACGCTACAGCGGCACTTTGGCCTACTACCGGATGCCGATGGCGGTGTTCAGCGAGTTCACGCTGCTCGTCTCGCCCCTGGCCTGGACGTATGCGGTGTACTGGTCGCTGGTCACTAAGACGCCCACCCTGATACTCGGTGCCTACGCGACCATCACGGCCTACACACTGCTGACCGTCTGGTTGGATGAGAACCTGACCACGCGGGAACGCGTGCGGCTGTCCTGTTACGCGCCGACGGCCTACTTCCTGTTCTACATCATGGACTTGGTTCAGCTGACGGCCGCAGTGGGCTGCATCGTGCGCTCGCGGGGCCTGTTCCGGCGTCCCGGGATCAACACCTGGCAGTCGCCGCCGCGGGCGGGCAGCGTGCTGGTGGTGGCTCGTGCGTAG
- a CDS encoding SRPBCC family protein, whose amino-acid sequence MSTVSRVFNSPAEDVWKVIADGWLYSGWVVGASRIRAVDGHWPELGARLHHSVGAWPLLIDDSSRVTAVEPGRSLELVARGWPIGEAKVAITLEDMGAQCRVTIAEDAIKGPGKLIPKLVRDPVIDVRNTETLKRLELMAAGGAGR is encoded by the coding sequence ATGTCAACCGTTTCCCGCGTATTCAACTCCCCGGCCGAAGACGTCTGGAAGGTCATCGCCGATGGCTGGCTGTACTCCGGCTGGGTGGTGGGCGCCTCGAGGATCCGGGCCGTTGACGGCCACTGGCCCGAACTTGGGGCCCGGCTGCACCATTCCGTGGGCGCCTGGCCGCTGCTGATAGACGACAGCAGCCGCGTGACCGCCGTCGAGCCCGGCCGCTCGCTGGAACTGGTGGCACGCGGGTGGCCCATCGGCGAAGCCAAGGTGGCCATCACCCTGGAGGACATGGGCGCACAGTGCCGCGTCACCATCGCCGAGGACGCCATCAAGGGCCCCGGAAAGCTGATCCCCAAGCTGGTGCGCGACCCCGTGATCGACGTGCGCAACACGGAAACCCTCAAGCGGCTCGAACTGATGGCCGCGGGCGGCGCCGGGCGTTGA